Proteins co-encoded in one Acidiferrobacterales bacterium genomic window:
- a CDS encoding tripartite tricarboxylate transporter substrate-binding protein, with protein MSKYRIRSPWISVIFGAILSCGVSLSAVGQDVDSIHFLIPGGAGGGWDGTARGTGEALTNSGLVGKASYENMSGGGGGKAIGFLIENADSNHGTMMVNSTPIVIRSLTGVFPHNFRDLTLIAGTIGDYAAMVVAKDSPLNSMADLLSTYNSDPRGTAIGGGSVQGGMDHLVAAMVFEAAGVDSTNVKYVAYDAGGKAMAALLSGEIAALSTGFSEAVALANAGEVKILGVTSDARVGAYEDAPTTKEQGIDTMFVNWRGFFGAPGLPDATLAMYQDVLTKMYETQEWGDVRARNGWVNVHNSGDDFRMFLENQETVIGDLMRKLGFL; from the coding sequence ATGAGTAAATATCGAATCAGATCGCCTTGGATTTCCGTAATCTTCGGGGCAATATTGTCCTGCGGCGTCAGTTTGTCTGCAGTGGGTCAGGATGTCGACAGTATTCACTTTCTGATTCCTGGCGGCGCAGGTGGCGGCTGGGATGGCACTGCCCGAGGTACCGGTGAGGCGCTGACGAATTCGGGTCTCGTCGGGAAGGCAAGTTACGAAAACATGTCAGGCGGCGGTGGCGGCAAGGCGATCGGTTTTCTGATCGAAAATGCCGACAGCAATCATGGGACCATGATGGTCAACTCGACTCCGATCGTCATTCGTTCCCTGACAGGCGTATTCCCACATAACTTTCGCGACCTCACGCTGATCGCCGGGACCATTGGCGATTACGCGGCGATGGTTGTGGCAAAGGACAGCCCATTGAATTCCATGGCTGACCTGCTTTCGACCTACAACTCCGACCCGCGCGGAACCGCGATCGGTGGCGGATCGGTACAGGGTGGAATGGACCATCTGGTTGCCGCAATGGTATTTGAAGCAGCGGGTGTGGACTCCACCAACGTCAAGTACGTTGCCTATGACGCAGGCGGCAAGGCAATGGCCGCACTGCTGTCCGGCGAGATCGCCGCACTCAGCACCGGCTTCTCGGAAGCCGTCGCGCTTGCGAATGCCGGCGAAGTCAAGATTCTCGGCGTGACGTCGGATGCCCGGGTCGGCGCCTATGAAGACGCCCCAACCACGAAAGAACAAGGCATCGATACAATGTTCGTCAACTGGCGTGGGTTTTTCGGGGCTCCCGGACTGCCTGACGCAACCCTGGCAATGTACCAGGACGTATTGACGAAAATGTACGAAACACAGGAGTGGGGGGATGTCCGTGCCCGCAATGGCTGGGTGAACGTCCATAATTCCGGCGACGACTTTCGCATGTTCCTGGAGAATCAGGAAACAGTCATCGGCGACCTGATGCGCAAGCTGGGATTTCTGTGA
- a CDS encoding tripartite tricarboxylate transporter TctB family protein: protein MGLDRYIALIFLVVCVIYGYTAFFTMDQGLAPIMQRNPIWPSTFPKVLSVLGIAVSLWIVLGFEKSRGTAKIEIDYRRLTEYKLGQAVLLLSLMAVYALILRPAGFLVSTTLFIVAATAILGERKWLVMCFIAVLASVVVWYLVDGVLGVYMRPFPSMFL from the coding sequence ATGGGACTCGACCGCTACATTGCATTGATCTTCCTCGTCGTGTGTGTCATTTACGGATACACTGCGTTTTTTACCATGGATCAGGGATTGGCGCCCATCATGCAGCGCAATCCGATCTGGCCGAGTACATTTCCAAAAGTCCTGAGCGTACTTGGCATTGCGGTGAGCTTGTGGATTGTTCTGGGATTCGAGAAGTCCCGCGGCACCGCGAAAATAGAAATCGACTATCGCAGGCTTACCGAGTACAAATTGGGACAGGCAGTCTTGTTGCTGAGTCTCATGGCCGTCTACGCCCTGATCTTGCGCCCCGCCGGATTTTTGGTTTCAACTACCCTGTTCATCGTAGCGGCCACCGCGATTCTCGGTGAGAGAAAGTGGCTTGTGATGTGTTTTATCGCGGTCTTGGCCAGTGTCGTTGTCTGGTACCTTGTGGATGGGGTGCTGGGGGTCTACATGAGACCGTTCCCGAGCATGTTCCTATAG
- a CDS encoding tripartite tricarboxylate transporter permease — MIEGMLLGLSAVFSPINLLMVIGGCLIGTFIGMLPGLGPMSIIAIMIPIAITIGDPSAALILLAGVYYGAIFGGSTSSILINAPGVSATVATSFDGFPLASQGQAGKALTVAAIASFAGGTFGAILLMIFAPALVSVALLFHSAEYFALMVVGLSAIAAFAGSGQIAKALMMALLGLIMATVGEGVLFNLPRFTMGIQDLQSGFGFITLAMAMFALPEAVFLILDPKRSQKNGKGTDKIKGLRISKREAKMIAPVIGRQSIQGFLIGVLPGAGATISSFLGYAVERNIASKEEQKKFGKGSIKGLAAPECANNAAVTGSFVPLLTLGIPGSGTTAILLGALIALNVAPGPRLMIDNPSIFWAVIISMYLGNFILLILNLPLIPYIAKVLSVPRNYLIPFILFFTLMGAYIGQNNATELLILIGMGVVATALRMAGYPLAPVLIGFILGSMLEDNFARSMQLYDGPAFIVERPMTLALLAIAVLLIVVPSLRARRAEKAGNEGL; from the coding sequence ATGATCGAAGGCATGTTGCTGGGGCTGTCAGCGGTGTTTTCACCCATCAATCTCCTGATGGTGATTGGCGGATGCCTGATCGGTACATTCATCGGAATGCTCCCGGGGCTTGGACCGATGTCAATCATCGCCATCATGATTCCGATTGCAATCACGATCGGCGACCCGTCCGCAGCGCTGATATTGCTGGCCGGTGTGTACTACGGAGCAATCTTCGGCGGTTCAACCTCATCGATTCTGATCAACGCGCCGGGAGTGTCCGCGACCGTCGCGACCAGTTTTGACGGGTTTCCGCTCGCGAGTCAGGGCCAGGCGGGAAAAGCGCTTACCGTTGCCGCGATTGCATCGTTTGCAGGCGGTACATTCGGGGCAATCTTACTGATGATATTTGCACCCGCATTGGTGAGCGTCGCGTTGCTGTTCCACTCCGCCGAATATTTTGCGCTCATGGTGGTCGGACTATCCGCTATTGCAGCTTTTGCCGGGTCCGGGCAAATTGCAAAAGCCCTGATGATGGCGCTGCTCGGACTGATTATGGCTACGGTCGGTGAAGGTGTGCTATTCAACCTGCCGCGATTTACGATGGGAATTCAGGACCTGCAGAGCGGATTTGGATTTATCACACTGGCGATGGCAATGTTTGCCTTGCCGGAAGCGGTTTTTCTGATCCTGGATCCGAAGCGATCACAGAAGAACGGGAAGGGTACCGACAAGATCAAGGGGTTGAGGATATCGAAGCGGGAAGCCAAAATGATCGCCCCTGTCATTGGCCGACAATCGATTCAGGGATTTCTGATTGGTGTGCTGCCAGGTGCCGGTGCAACCATATCGTCGTTTCTAGGCTACGCAGTTGAGCGAAACATCGCCAGCAAGGAGGAGCAAAAGAAGTTCGGAAAGGGCTCAATCAAGGGGCTTGCGGCCCCTGAGTGCGCGAACAACGCGGCTGTGACCGGCTCATTCGTTCCCCTGCTCACTCTCGGTATACCAGGTTCTGGAACGACTGCCATTCTGCTTGGGGCACTGATCGCGCTGAATGTCGCACCCGGTCCCAGATTGATGATCGACAACCCGTCTATCTTTTGGGCCGTGATCATCTCGATGTATCTCGGCAACTTCATACTGCTGATCCTGAATCTGCCGCTCATTCCATACATCGCCAAGGTGCTCAGTGTTCCGCGCAATTACCTGATCCCGTTCATTTTGTTTTTCACCCTGATGGGTGCCTATATCGGTCAGAATAATGCTACGGAATTGCTGATTCTGATTGGTATGGGAGTTGTTGCGACGGCCTTGCGGATGGCCGGGTATCCGCTGGCACCCGTTTTGATCGGATTTATTCTCGGATCAATGCTTGAGGATAATTTCGCGCGCTCCATGCAGCTGTATGACGGACCTGCGTTCATTGTGGAACGACCGATGACGCTTGCGCTGCTTGCCATCGCGGTCCTTCTGATCGTTGTGCCGAGTCTGCGGGCGAGACGAGCGGAAAAGGCAGGTAACGAAGGCCTTTGA
- a CDS encoding sterol desaturase family protein, producing MNTDANLSAAPIKDRSSSQWNYRPDVPLAVSPLFEWPLDLVKVLNWFWRRWFPVSEKLILVATAYISWTYFQPSLEIARNFSFGWVSLMWLRNFILMLIVAGGLHLYFYVVCAQKQRFRFHSRAFGKGRPFLFGDQVLDNMFWTIVSGVSIWTGYEALIIWGFANGYIEIMSWSQNPLWFVAIFFLVPIWETIYFYLIHRLLHWKPLYQLAHHVHHRNSNVGPWSGLSMHPIEHLLFLGSALIHWVILSHPIHLLFHMQYFALTAATTHCGYQSIEKNGREILSLGTFHHQMHHRYIHCNYGGLEVPFDKFFSSFHDGTAQSHDKLQATMRNRARELRQSKK from the coding sequence GTGAATACCGACGCCAACCTATCCGCAGCGCCAATCAAGGACAGAAGTTCTTCTCAGTGGAACTATCGACCTGACGTTCCGCTGGCTGTCTCGCCCTTGTTCGAGTGGCCGCTTGATCTTGTGAAAGTTCTCAATTGGTTTTGGCGACGCTGGTTTCCTGTTTCGGAAAAACTCATACTGGTCGCGACTGCGTATATCTCATGGACATACTTTCAGCCATCGCTTGAGATTGCCAGAAACTTCAGTTTCGGCTGGGTATCGCTGATGTGGTTGCGGAACTTCATTCTGATGCTGATCGTTGCGGGTGGTCTTCACCTTTACTTTTACGTTGTTTGCGCTCAGAAACAAAGGTTTAGATTCCACAGCAGAGCATTCGGCAAGGGTCGGCCCTTCCTGTTCGGAGACCAAGTGCTGGACAACATGTTTTGGACCATTGTCAGCGGTGTCAGTATCTGGACCGGTTACGAAGCGCTGATTATCTGGGGGTTTGCGAACGGATACATTGAAATCATGTCCTGGTCGCAAAATCCGCTTTGGTTTGTGGCAATTTTCTTCCTCGTTCCAATCTGGGAAACAATTTATTTCTATCTGATTCACCGATTGCTGCACTGGAAGCCGCTTTATCAGCTGGCTCATCACGTCCACCATCGAAATAGCAATGTCGGGCCCTGGTCCGGGTTGTCCATGCATCCGATCGAACACCTTCTGTTTCTCGGCAGCGCACTGATTCACTGGGTCATTCTGTCCCACCCCATACACCTTCTGTTCCACATGCAGTATTTCGCACTGACTGCCGCAACGACTCATTGCGGGTATCAGTCCATTGAGAAAAATGGTCGGGAAATACTGTCACTCGGTACCTTCCATCATCAGATGCATCATCGATACATCCATTGCAACTACGGTGGATTGGAAGTTCCTTTCGATAAGTTTTTCAGTTCGTTTCATGACGGAACCGCACAATCCCACGACAAACTGCAAGCAACCATGCGAAATCGAGCACGTGAGTTGCGGCAATCGAAAAAATAG